TGCTCTCCCTGCACGAGCATAACGAGAGCGGACGCGTCGCCCAGCTCAAGTCGCGACTGAGTGCCGGGGAGGATGTGGCCCTGATCAGCGATGCGGGGACGCCGCTGATCTGCGATCCCGGCTTCGTGCTGGTACGTGAACTGCGAGCCGACGGTTTCAGGGTGGTGCCGATTCCCGGTGCCTGCGCCTTCGTTGCGGCGCTGTCGGCGGCGGGACTGCCCACCGACCGCTTCCTCTTCCAGGGCTTCCTGCCGGCCAAGGGCAGTGGTCGCCGAGGGCGCCTGGCGGCGCTTACGGAGCGCGAGGAGACTCTGATCTTCTACGAGTCGCCTCACCGCATTCGCGACACCCTTGAGGATATCGTCGCCACCTTCGGCGAGCGGCGGGTGGTGCTGGCTCGGGAGCTGACCAAGACCTTCGAGACCTTCCTCGATGGCGATGCCACTTCGCTGCTGACCCGCATGGACGACGACCCGGATCAGGCGCGGGGCGAGTTCGTGGTGATGGTGGCGGGCGCCTCGCCAAAGTCGGATGACGATGAGGCACTGGTCGAGGCCGAGACGCTGCTCAAGGCGCTACTGGCCGAAGGCGTGGGCGTCAAGCAGGCGGCGGCGATCGCCACGCGCTTGCTCGGGGGCGCCAAGAAGGCCTGGTATGCCCGGGCCCAGGCGCTGAAGGATGAGGCGTAACTGACTTAGCGCGGCCATGCAGTCATCGCTTGAGGGGGGCTGGCTGCGCTGGTATTCTTCGCCGCTGGGAGTCAGCCAGACAGTCGCCGCCGAGGGCCGTTCGCGGTCATCGGGGGAGGAAAGTCCGGGCTCCATAGGGCAGAGTGCCAGGTAACGCCTGGGCGGCGTGAGCCGACGGCCAGTGCAGCAGAGAGTAGACCGCCTACGTCTCCCTCGGGAGGCCGGTAAGGGTGAAAGGGTGCGGTAAGAGCGCACCGCGCGCCTGGCAACAGTGCGTGGCACGGTAAACCCCACTCGGAGCAAGACCAAATAGGAACCCATTGGCGTGGCCCGCGTTGGGTTCGGGTAGGTTGCTTGAGGAAGGCGGCGACGCCTTCCCTAGAGGAATGACTGTCCACGACAGAACCCGGCTTATCGGCCGACTCCCTCCCATTCCCCATCACCGGCGGCCATGCCATGGCCGCTGGTGTCTCCTGTTCGTATCGAGACCTGCATGACCTCACCTGAGAACGCCGCGGCCCCGTCTACCTTCCGTCACGAAAGCGTACTGCTCGACGGGGCGGTCGATGCCCTGGTCGTCGACCCCGCGGGGGCCTATCTCGACGGCACCTTCGGGCGCGGTGGCCACTCGCGCCTGATCCTGTCGCGCCTGGCGCCGGAAGGGCACCTGCTGGCCATCGATCGGGATCCCGAGGCGCTGGCAGAGGCGGCGACCATCGAGGATGCACGGTTCGCCATCGAGCGGGGCGAGTTTGCAAGGCTCGGCGAGATTGCTAGCGCGCACGACCTGCACGGTCGGCTGTCCGGTATCCTGCTCGACGTGGGCGTGTCCTCGCCCCAGCTCGACGATCCCGAGCGTGGCTTCAGCTTCCTGCGCGATGGCCCGTTGGACATGCGCATGGACCCCGAGCACGGCGAGAGTGCCGCCGACTGGCTGGCGAGGGCCCGTGTCGAGGACATCGCTTGGGTCTTCAAGACCTACGGCGAAGAACGCTTCGCCAAGCGCCTGGCGCGAGCCATCGTCGAGCGGCGCCAGGAACGGCCCTTTACCCGGACCGGAGATCTCGCCGAGGTAATCAAGACAGCGCACCCCGCCTGGGAGAAGGGCAAGCATCCGGCCACCCGCGCCTTTCAGGCCCTGCGCATTCATGTCAACGGCGAACTCGACCAGCTCGATGCGGCTCTCGAGGCCGCGCTCGAGGCCCTGGCGCCGGGTGGGCATCTGGTGGTCATCAGCTTCCACTCCCTCGAGGATCGGCGCGTCAAGCGCTTCATTCGCGAGCATGTGCGGGGCGACACTCACTTGCCCCGCGGCATGCCGATCCGCGATGATCAGCTCAATCGCCGCCTGGAGGCCGTCGGCAAGGCACGGCGGGCCAGTGACGCCGAGGTCGAGGCGAATCCTCGTGCTCGCAGTGCCGTGATGCGGGTGGCGCGCAAGTTGAAATAGCGCTGGCTGAAACGTGCAGGCCGAGAATCCCCTATTCTCGATGCTTTAGCCGCCAAGTCGTAGCCGCTTAAGGAGCCACATGAGCCAGGGACGAGTCTGGATGCCAGGCCTGGAGGCGAGCCCACGCCCGGGGTTGCGTCTGCTGTTGGTGGTGGTACTGGTGATGGCGGCGCTGGCCAGTGCCGTTGCGGTCACCACCACCAGCCATCTGACCCGGGTGCAGTACGCTCGCCTGCAACAGCTCGAGCGCGAGCAGAGCCAGCTGCAGACCGAGTGGGGGCAGCTGCTGCTAGAGGAGAGCGCCTGGTCGAGCCCGGCGCGCATCGAGCGGCTGGCCAGCGATCGCCTGGACATGCGCCTGCCCGATATCGAGCACCTGGAGGTGATCGGACCATGAATGCCTCCCCGCGTCGTGCGGCCACCCCCCGTCGCCCGCCGCCCAGTGCCCCCCTCGGGGCCTGGCGGTATCGGCTGATGCTCGGGCTGATCCTGCTGGCGCTTTGCCTGCTCGGGGCGCGCATCGTCTACCTGCATGTCATCGATCGTTCCTTCCTGCAGGGGCAGGGCGATGCCCGTACCCTGCGGGTGGAGTCGATCAGTGCCCACCGGGGCATGATCACCGACCGCCACGGCGAGCCCCTGGCGATCTCCACCCCGGTGGTGAGCCTGTGGGCCAATCCCCAGGAACTGCCGCCGGACGATATTCAGCGGCTGGTGCTGGCCAAGGCGCTGGGGATCGAGCTCGACGACCTCAATGAGCGCATCGCCCGCTATGCCAAGCGGGAGTTCATGTACCTGCGCCGCCAGATGACCCCGGATGCGGCGCAGGAGATCCTTGACCTCAGCCTGCCGGGCATCTATCGCCAGCTCGAATACCGCCGCTACTATCCCTCGGGCGAGGCCGCGGCCCAGCTGCTGGGCGTGACCAACGTCGACGACCGGGGCCAGGAAGGCCTGGAGCTCGCCTACAATGGCTATCTGTCTGGCACCCCGGGCAAGCGCCGGGTGCTCAAGGACCGTCGAGGACGCCTGGTGCGTGACCTGCACCTGCTCAAGGAGGCGGATCCCGGTGGCGACCTGGTGCTGGCAGTGGATCAACGCCTGCAGTACATGGCCTACCGGGAGCTCAAGGTGGCCGTTCAGGAGCGTGACGCCGACGGCGGCACCCTGGTGATGATGGATGCCCGCACCGGCGAGGTGCTGGCGATGGCCAATCAGCCGTCCTACAACCCCAACAATCGCGCTGGCCTCGACCCCCGCAGTCTGCGCAATCAGGCGATCGTCGATGTCTTCGAGCCGGGCTCAGTGATGAAGCCCCTGGCCATGTCGGCGGCCCTCACGACCGACCGCTATGCTCCCGACACGGTCATCGACACCTCGCCGGGCTGGATGCGGCTGGACAACCGTTTTACCATCCGCGATTTTCGCAACTACGGCGAGCTGACGCTGGGGGGTATTCTTCAGAAGTCCTCGAACATCGGCATGAGCCGCCTGGCCCTTGACCTGCCCGAGACCGCGGTGGTCGACACCTATCAGCGCCTGGGGCTCGGTCAGGGGCCGGGCACCGGCTTCCCGGGGAGGCGGCGGGTAGCCTGCCCGCACCGGCCCACTGGGCCGACAGCCAGCGGGCCAGCCTGGCCTACGGCTATGGCCTGTCGGTCTCGGCCCTGCAGTTGGCCAGCGCTTACACCGCCATCGCCAACCATGGCCGCCGCCTGCCCCCCTCGCTGCTCAAGCGCGATGCGCCGCCCGAGGGCATCCAGGCCATCGAGCCTCGGGTGGCCGATGAGCTGCTGGGGATGATGGAGCAGGTGGTACAGCCCCATACCGGCGCTCGCCGGGCGGGCGTGCCCGGCTACCGGGTGGCCGGCAAGACCGGTACCGTGCGCAAGGCCTCCGGCGGTGGCTACCAGGAAGACGCCTATCGGGGGCTCTTCGTCGGCATCGCTCCGGTCTCCGATCCGCGCATCGTCACGGTAGTGATGATCGACCACCCCCGTGGGGAAGACTACTATGGCGGCCTGGTGGCGGCGCCGGTGTTTTCCTCGGTCGTCGGCAACGCCCTGCGCCTGCTCGACGTGCCGCCCGATCAGGCGAATCTCTCGAACGCCGCCTCCCCTTGATTCCAGGAGAAACGCATGCAGGTCGACAATTCGCGACTCCTCGCCAGCCTCGAGGCGCTATGGCCCGGCGCCACCGATGCGCTGCCCGCTCAGCCCGAGGGCGCTCGGCGGCTGGTCCTCGACAGTCGCCGGGTGCAGCCGGGGGATGTCTTCATCGCCCTGCCCGGCGTCCGCGTCGATGGGCGCGCCTATATCGCCCAGGCGCTGGACGCCGGTGCCGCCCTGGTGCTCAGCCACCGCGATGCCGAGACGCCTGCCCTTGATGAAGCCGATGACCCGCGGGTGCTGATGCTGAATGGCCTGCGCCACTGCGTGGGTGAGCTGGGGAGTGCACTGTACCAGGTGCCGGAGGATCAAGAGCTGATCGGCGTCACCGGCACCAACGGCAAGAGTTCGGTGACGCACTACCTCGCCGCCCTGAGCGAGGCCATCGGCCGCCCCTGCGGGCTGATCGGCACCCTGGGTAGCGGTCGCCCGGGAGCGCTCACGGATAGCGGCTTGACCACCCCGGGGGCGCTTGCGCTTCAGGCGAGGCTCGGGGAGATGGCCGCCCAGGGGCTCGATCGGGTGGCCATGGAGGTCTCATCCCATGCCCTCGATCAGCAGCGACTCGAGGGGTGCCGGGTGCGGGCGGCGGTGTTCACCAACCTGACCCGCGATCACCTGGACTACCACGGCGGCATGGCGGGCTATGCCGCCGCCAAGGCGAAGCTCTTCCAGCGTCCCGAGCTCGGGCTCGCCGTGGTCAACGGTGACGATCCGCTGGCGCGGCTGATGCTGGCTGGTCTGCCCAAGGGCGTGCGGGTGCTGGCCACCGGCGAGGGCGAGGCCACCACCTTCCGGGTGCTCGATTGGGAGCCACGTCCCGATGGCCAGCGCGCCCTCATCGCGAGTCCCGACGGCGAGTTTGCCCTGGCGCTGACGCTGATGGGGCGCTTCAACCTCGATAACGTGCTACTGGCCATGGCGACGCTCTATGGTCTCGGTGAATCCCTCGAGGATCTCAGCGTGGCGGCGGGGCAGCTGGCGCCGGTGCCGGGGCGCATGCAGCCACTCTCCCAGCCCGGCCGGCCGGCGGTGGTGGTCGATTACGCCCACACCCCGGATGCCCTGGACAATGCCCTGGAGGCGCTGCGTGCGCACCTGGGGAAATCGGGCCAGCTGTGGTGCCTGTTCGGCTGTGGCGGTGAGCGGGATCGCGGCAAGCGGCCGCTGATGGCGCAGGCGGCCGCTGCCCGTGCCGACCATCTGGTGATCACCGACGACAATCCCCGCGGCGAGAATGCGGCGGCGATTCGCGAGGAGATACTTGCAGGACTCGAGCCGGGCGAACGAGAGCTCGCCTGGTGCATCGAGGGCCGCCGCGAAGCGATTCGCGCCTGCCTCGCGGCCGCCGGCCCGGATGACGTGGTGTTGATCGCCGGCAAGGGCCACGAGACCTATCAGGAGATCGATGGCGTGCGGCACGCCTTCTCCGATGTCGAGGAGGTCGAGCGAGCCCTCGAGGCGGGGTCTCTCGAGGTGGACAAGGAGTCGCGATCATGAGCGGCGTGGGCCTTGATACCCTCGGCGAGCTGGCCGAGTTGTTGGGTGCGCCCTGTCCGCTCGAGGCGTCTTCACCGGTCACGGGCATCACCACCGATACCCGCGCCCTGGTGCCTGGCCAGGTGCTGGTGGCGCTGGTCGGCGAGCGCTTCGACGCCCATGACTACCTGGCGAAGGCTCGGGAGGCCGGGGCGCTGGCCGCGGTGGTCTCGCGGCCGGTCGAGGACCCGCTGCCCCAGCTCGTGGTGTCCGATACTCGCCTGGCACTGGGCGTGCTGGCGAAGGCCCGACGCCAGGCCTGGGGCGGGCCGCTGGTGGCCGTCACCGGAAACAGCGGCAAGACCACGGTCAAGGAACTGCTCGCCGGCCTGCTGGCGACGGGCGGCGAGGGGCTCGCGACCCGCGGCAACCTCAACAACGACATCGGCGCCCCTCTGACCCTGCTGGGCCTCGCCCCCGAGCACCGCCACGCGGTGCTCGAGCTCGGCGCCAATCATCTCGGGGAGATCGCCTGGACGACGTTGCTGGCGGCGCCGCAGGTGGCGGTGATCACCAATGTCACGGGGGCCCATGTCGGCGAGTTCGGCGGCATGGGCCGCATCGCCCAGGCCAAGGCCGAGATCCTCTCGGGACTCGGTCCCGGCGGGGTGGCGGTGCTCAATCGCGACGACACCTTCTTTGCGCTGTGGCGCCGCCTCGCCGCGCCCCGCGAGGTGCTGGACTTCGGTATCGAGACGGCAGCCCGGGTGCGGGCGGTCGACCTGGCCTGCGATGCCCTGGGCCGCTATGCCTTCACGCTGCATGTCGATGGCCGTGCGCTTGGCCGCGTGCAGCTTGGTCTGCTGGGCCGTCACAACGTGGCCAACGCCCTGGCCGCTGCGGCGGCGGCGCTGGCCATGAGGCTCGACGAGGCCGCGCTGATGGCGGGGCTGGCCTCCGCGGTGCCGATGGCCGGGCGCCTGACGGTGGTGCCGGGAATCCGCGATTCACGTTTGCTCGACGATACGTATAATGCCAACCCCGGTGCGGTGAAGGCGGCGATAGATCTGCTGGCCGAGCTACCGGGCCCCCGCTGGTGTCTGCTGGGGGCCATGGGTGAACTGGGAGCGGCGTCCGAGCGGCTGCATGCCGAGATCGGGCGCCATGCGCGGGAAAGGGGGATCGATGTCCTCGGCACCCTGGGTGCGCCGGCAGCAGCGGCGAGCCAGGCCTTCGGTGAAGGCGGGTGTCATTTCAATGACTGGCAGGCGCTGGCGCGCCATGCCCACAACCATCTTCCGCCCGAGGCCAGCGTGCTGGTCAAGGGCTCGCGCAGCGCCGGCATGGAACGCCTGATCGCCGAGCTGCGCCTGGATGCATCAAGGTGAACGCGACCCATGCTGCTTTTTCTCGCTGAGCTACTGGCGCAGTACAACAACGCCTTCAACGTCTTCGGCTACCTGACCCTGCGCATGATCCTGGGGACCCTGACCGCCCTGCTACTGTGCCTGTGGTTGGGGCCGATGATGATTCGCCGCCTGGTCGAACGTCAGATCGGCCAGGCGGTGCGCGACGACGGTCCCCAGTCGCATCTCTCCAAGGCCGGTACGCCCACCATGGGCGGGGCGATGATCCTGATGGCGATGGCCGTCAGCACCCTGCTGTGGGGGGACCTGACCAACCACTATGTCTGGATCGTGCTCGGCGTCACCCTGGGCTTTGGCGCCATCGGCTGGGTCGATGACTTCCGCAAGGTGGTCGAGAAGAATCCCCGTGGCCTGCCGGCGCGCTGGAAGTACTTCTGGCAGTCGGTGATCGGCCTGGCCGCCGCCATTCTGCTCTACCTGACCGCGGCGAGTCCGGTCGAGACCAGCCTGATCGTGCCGCTGTTCAAGGACGTGGTGGTGCCGCTGGGGCTCTTCTTCGTGGTGCTGACCTATCTGGTGATCGTCGGCAGCTCCAATGCCGTCAATCTCACCGATGGTCTGGACGGCCTGGCGATCATGCCCACCGTGCTGGTGGCCATGGGCCTGTCCGTGTTCGCCTACGCCAGCGGCAACAGCGTCTTCGCCAATTACCTGCATATCCCGCTGATTCCCGGCGCCGGTGAGCTCGCGGTGTTCTGCGGCACCATTGCCGGGGCGGGCCTCGGCTTCCTGTGGTTCAACACCTACCCGGCCCAGGTCTTCATGGGTGATGTGGGTGCCCTGGCGCTGGGCGCCGCCCTCGGCGTGGTGGCGGTGATCGTGCGCCAGGAGATCGTGCTGTTCATCATGGGCGGGGTCTTCGTCATGGAGACCGTGTCGGTGATCCTGCAGGTCGGGTCCTACAAGCTGACCGGGCGGCGCATCTTCCGCATGGCCCCGCTGCACCACCACTTCGAGCTCAAGGGCTGGCCCGAGCCGCGAGTGATCGTGCGTTTCTGGATCATCACCGTGGTGCTGGTGCTGCTCGGCCTCGCGACCCTGAAGGTGCGCTGATGGTGGCCGTCCCGACAGGGGTGACCCTGGTAGTGGGGCTCGGCGTCTCCGGTTGCGCCATCGCCCGACATCTGGCGCGACAGGGTACGCCCTTCATGCTCGCCGATACCCGTGAGGCGCCGCCTGGGCTCGAGGCTGTTCGCGCCTCGCACCCGGGCGTGACCGTTCACTGTGGGCCATTGAGCGGACTCGACATGTCGGCGGCCAGGGAAGTGGTGCTGAGCCCGGGCGTCGATCCGAAGACGCCCGGGCTGCCGTCGCTAGACGCTGTCGACGAGGCGGGCCGGCCGAGGCTGGTCGGCGAGATCGCGCTCTTCAAACGTGCGGCCCGCGCCCCGATCGCCGCCATCACCGGCGCCAATGCCAAGTCCACCGTGACCACCCTGCTCGGCGAGATGGCCCGCGAGGCCGGCGTGCGTGTCGCCGTGGGCGGCAACCTGGGCACGCCGGCGCTGGACCTGCTGGCCGAGGTTCCCGATGCCGAGCTCTATGTGCTGGAGCTATCCAGTTTCCAGCTCGAGACCACGCCCTGGCTCGGCGCCGAGACGGCGGCCTTTCTCAACCTCTGCGAGGATCACCTGGATCGCCACGGCGACCTGGCGGGCTATCGCGCGGCCAAGCTGGCCATCTTCCGTGGCGCGGCTCATGGGGTCGTCAACGCCGAGGATCCCATGACCTGGCCCGAGACGTCGCTGCCGGCGATGGATCGCTTCACCACGGGGGGGCCGGCCGCCGGCGACTGGGGCATCGCCCTGCACGACGCTGGGCAGGGCGAGGTGCCCTGGTTGATGCACGGTGATATGCCGCTGATGCCCGCCGCTGCGGTGCGTCTGCCCGGTCGCCACAATCAGGCCAATGCCCTGGCGGCGCTGGCCATGGGCCAGCGCCTCAAGTTGCCACTTGCCGCCATGCGGGCGGTCCTCGAACGCTTCCCGGGGCTTCCCCACCGGGGCGAACTGGTGGCGCGGGTCAACGACATCGCCTGGATCAACGATTCCAAGGGCACCAATGTCGGGGCCACCCTGGCCGCCGTCGAGGGCCTGGGCCCGACCCTGGACGGCCGCTTGGTGCTGCTGGCCGGCGGGGTGGGCAAGGGCGCCGATTTTTCGCCCCTGGCGGCGCCGCTTGAGCGGTATGCCCGGGAGGTGGTGGTGTTCGGCGCCGATGCCGACCGGCTGGCCGCGACCCTGGAGCGGCAGGTGACGGTGACCCGCGTCGCCGACCTGACATCGGCCCTTGCGCGGGCACATGACATCGCCCGGCCCGGGGATGCGGTGCTGCTGTCGCCGGCCTGCGCGAGCCTCGATCAGTTCCCCCATTACATGGCCCGTGGCGACGCCTTTCGCGACTGGGTCCAGCGCACCCTGGGGGAGGGCGCATGAAGCGACTGCGCCAGCGCTTCTCCACCGAGCACCAGCCCTTCGATGGCTGGCTGCTGCTGTCGGCCCTGACCCTGATGCTGGTGGGCTGGGTGATGGTTACCTCGGCTTCTACCGAGGTCGCGTCGGGCCTCACCGGCAACCCCTTCTATTTCAGTATTCGCCATGGGATCTTCGTGATCGTGGCGATCGTGATCGGCTATGCGGTGCTGTGGGTGCCGATGGGCTGGTGGCGCGTCAACGGCCTGCTGCTGCTGGGAATCGCCATCGGCCTGCTGGGGCTGGTGCTGGTGGCGGGGCGCGAGGTCAACGGCAGCACCCGCTGGCTGGCGATCCCCGGTGTGCCCATCAACCTCCAGCCCTCCGAGATCGCCAAGCTGTTTCTGATCGCCTACATGGCGAGCTACCTCGAACGCTACCTGCCGGCGGTGCGCAGGACCTGGGGCGCCTTCCTGCGGCCGCTGCTGGTCACCGGCGTACTCGCCGTGCTGCTGATCCTCGAGCCCGACTACGGCTCGGTGGTGGTGATGACCGGTTGCGTGATGGGGATGCTGCTGATGGCCGGGGCGCCGATCTGGCGCTTCCTGCTGCTGTTGGCGCTGCTGGTCGCGCTCGGCGCCCTGCTGGCGATCGCCGAGCCCTATCGCATGGCGCGCTTGACCAGCTTCTCCGACCCCTGGGCGGATCAGTTCGCCAGCGGCTACCAGCTGACCCAGGCCTTGATCGCCTATGGTCGCGGCCACTGGTTCGGGCTGGGGCTCGGCAACAGTGTGCAGAAGCTCTTCTACCTACCCGAGGCCCATACCGATTTCGTGTTTGCGGTGATCGCCGAGGAACTTGGGTTGGTGGGAGCCATGGCGGTGATCGGGCTCTTTGCCTTGCTGGTAACCCGGGCGCTGGCCGTGGGACGGCGCGCGGAGCTGGCTAAATTGCCGTTCTCCGCCTATTTCAGCTACGGTATCGCCCTGATCATCGGGGCCCAGGCCTTCATCAACGTGGCGGTGAGCACCGGCATGCTGCCGACCAAGGGGCTGACCCTGCCGCTGTTGAGCTACGGCGGCTCCAGCCTGGTGGTCAGTGCGGTGATGGTGGCACTGCTGCTGCGGGTCGATATCGAGACTCGCGAGGTCCTGCGCCGGTCGCGCCCGACGGCACCCAGGGCGTCTTCTATCAAGGCCACGCGCAGCAAGACACCGACCCGATCGCAAGGAGAGCGAGCGTGAACGAGACAAGACTGGAGCGGGTGCTGATCATGGCCGGCGGCACCGGGGGGCACGTGATCCCGGCGCTGTCGCTGGCTCGTGGCCTCCAGGCCCGTGGCGTGCACGTCGAGTGGCTCGGCAGTCCGCGGGGCATCGAGAATCGCCTGGTGCCCGAGGCCGGCATCCC
The genomic region above belongs to Halomonas sp. YLGW01 and contains:
- the rsmI gene encoding 16S rRNA (cytidine(1402)-2'-O)-methyltransferase, translating into MTVSAIGALYVVATPIGNLDDLSPRARRVLADVAVIAAEDTRHSARLLRHLGLDRPMLSLHEHNESGRVAQLKSRLSAGEDVALISDAGTPLICDPGFVLVRELRADGFRVVPIPGACAFVAALSAAGLPTDRFLFQGFLPAKGSGRRGRLAALTEREETLIFYESPHRIRDTLEDIVATFGERRVVLARELTKTFETFLDGDATSLLTRMDDDPDQARGEFVVMVAGASPKSDDDEALVEAETLLKALLAEGVGVKQAAAIATRLLGGAKKAWYARAQALKDEA
- the rsmH gene encoding 16S rRNA (cytosine(1402)-N(4))-methyltransferase RsmH, with translation MTSPENAAAPSTFRHESVLLDGAVDALVVDPAGAYLDGTFGRGGHSRLILSRLAPEGHLLAIDRDPEALAEAATIEDARFAIERGEFARLGEIASAHDLHGRLSGILLDVGVSSPQLDDPERGFSFLRDGPLDMRMDPEHGESAADWLARARVEDIAWVFKTYGEERFAKRLARAIVERRQERPFTRTGDLAEVIKTAHPAWEKGKHPATRAFQALRIHVNGELDQLDAALEAALEALAPGGHLVVISFHSLEDRRVKRFIREHVRGDTHLPRGMPIRDDQLNRRLEAVGKARRASDAEVEANPRARSAVMRVARKLK
- the ftsL gene encoding cell division protein FtsL translates to MSQGRVWMPGLEASPRPGLRLLLVVVLVMAALASAVAVTTTSHLTRVQYARLQQLEREQSQLQTEWGQLLLEESAWSSPARIERLASDRLDMRLPDIEHLEVIGP
- a CDS encoding UDP-N-acetylmuramoyl-L-alanyl-D-glutamate--2,6-diaminopimelate ligase, which translates into the protein MQVDNSRLLASLEALWPGATDALPAQPEGARRLVLDSRRVQPGDVFIALPGVRVDGRAYIAQALDAGAALVLSHRDAETPALDEADDPRVLMLNGLRHCVGELGSALYQVPEDQELIGVTGTNGKSSVTHYLAALSEAIGRPCGLIGTLGSGRPGALTDSGLTTPGALALQARLGEMAAQGLDRVAMEVSSHALDQQRLEGCRVRAAVFTNLTRDHLDYHGGMAGYAAAKAKLFQRPELGLAVVNGDDPLARLMLAGLPKGVRVLATGEGEATTFRVLDWEPRPDGQRALIASPDGEFALALTLMGRFNLDNVLLAMATLYGLGESLEDLSVAAGQLAPVPGRMQPLSQPGRPAVVVDYAHTPDALDNALEALRAHLGKSGQLWCLFGCGGERDRGKRPLMAQAAAARADHLVITDDNPRGENAAAIREEILAGLEPGERELAWCIEGRREAIRACLAAAGPDDVVLIAGKGHETYQEIDGVRHAFSDVEEVERALEAGSLEVDKESRS
- the murF gene encoding UDP-N-acetylmuramoyl-tripeptide--D-alanyl-D-alanine ligase, whose product is MSGVGLDTLGELAELLGAPCPLEASSPVTGITTDTRALVPGQVLVALVGERFDAHDYLAKAREAGALAAVVSRPVEDPLPQLVVSDTRLALGVLAKARRQAWGGPLVAVTGNSGKTTVKELLAGLLATGGEGLATRGNLNNDIGAPLTLLGLAPEHRHAVLELGANHLGEIAWTTLLAAPQVAVITNVTGAHVGEFGGMGRIAQAKAEILSGLGPGGVAVLNRDDTFFALWRRLAAPREVLDFGIETAARVRAVDLACDALGRYAFTLHVDGRALGRVQLGLLGRHNVANALAAAAAALAMRLDEAALMAGLASAVPMAGRLTVVPGIRDSRLLDDTYNANPGAVKAAIDLLAELPGPRWCLLGAMGELGAASERLHAEIGRHARERGIDVLGTLGAPAAAASQAFGEGGCHFNDWQALARHAHNHLPPEASVLVKGSRSAGMERLIAELRLDASR
- the mraY gene encoding phospho-N-acetylmuramoyl-pentapeptide-transferase; its protein translation is MLLFLAELLAQYNNAFNVFGYLTLRMILGTLTALLLCLWLGPMMIRRLVERQIGQAVRDDGPQSHLSKAGTPTMGGAMILMAMAVSTLLWGDLTNHYVWIVLGVTLGFGAIGWVDDFRKVVEKNPRGLPARWKYFWQSVIGLAAAILLYLTAASPVETSLIVPLFKDVVVPLGLFFVVLTYLVIVGSSNAVNLTDGLDGLAIMPTVLVAMGLSVFAYASGNSVFANYLHIPLIPGAGELAVFCGTIAGAGLGFLWFNTYPAQVFMGDVGALALGAALGVVAVIVRQEIVLFIMGGVFVMETVSVILQVGSYKLTGRRIFRMAPLHHHFELKGWPEPRVIVRFWIITVVLVLLGLATLKVR
- the murD gene encoding UDP-N-acetylmuramoyl-L-alanine--D-glutamate ligase, with product MVAVPTGVTLVVGLGVSGCAIARHLARQGTPFMLADTREAPPGLEAVRASHPGVTVHCGPLSGLDMSAAREVVLSPGVDPKTPGLPSLDAVDEAGRPRLVGEIALFKRAARAPIAAITGANAKSTVTTLLGEMAREAGVRVAVGGNLGTPALDLLAEVPDAELYVLELSSFQLETTPWLGAETAAFLNLCEDHLDRHGDLAGYRAAKLAIFRGAAHGVVNAEDPMTWPETSLPAMDRFTTGGPAAGDWGIALHDAGQGEVPWLMHGDMPLMPAAAVRLPGRHNQANALAALAMGQRLKLPLAAMRAVLERFPGLPHRGELVARVNDIAWINDSKGTNVGATLAAVEGLGPTLDGRLVLLAGGVGKGADFSPLAAPLERYAREVVVFGADADRLAATLERQVTVTRVADLTSALARAHDIARPGDAVLLSPACASLDQFPHYMARGDAFRDWVQRTLGEGA
- the ftsW gene encoding putative lipid II flippase FtsW; protein product: MKRLRQRFSTEHQPFDGWLLLSALTLMLVGWVMVTSASTEVASGLTGNPFYFSIRHGIFVIVAIVIGYAVLWVPMGWWRVNGLLLLGIAIGLLGLVLVAGREVNGSTRWLAIPGVPINLQPSEIAKLFLIAYMASYLERYLPAVRRTWGAFLRPLLVTGVLAVLLILEPDYGSVVVMTGCVMGMLLMAGAPIWRFLLLLALLVALGALLAIAEPYRMARLTSFSDPWADQFASGYQLTQALIAYGRGHWFGLGLGNSVQKLFYLPEAHTDFVFAVIAEELGLVGAMAVIGLFALLVTRALAVGRRAELAKLPFSAYFSYGIALIIGAQAFINVAVSTGMLPTKGLTLPLLSYGGSSLVVSAVMVALLLRVDIETREVLRRSRPTAPRASSIKATRSKTPTRSQGERA